CCACGCTGGCTGAGGCTCACCCATTGGCTGAATGCCCTCGCGGTAATGGTGATGGTCACAAGCGGTTGGCGCATCTACAACGCCTCGCCGATCTTCGAATTCAGCTTCCCCAAATCGATCACCCTCGGCGGCTGGCTTGGTGGCGCCTTGCAATGGCACTTCGCGGCGATGTGGTTTCTCGCGATTAACGGCCTCATTTATCTATTCATCAATCTGGTCAGCGGTCGCCTGAAACGACGCTTTTTCCCGGTTTCACCCCAAGGTGTGCTGCATGACCTGTGGGCCGCGTTGCGGGGCCGGTTGGGGCATGCCGACCTGAGTCATTACAACCAGGTGCAACGGCTGGCGTACTTGTTCGTGATGGTCGATATCACGCTGCTGGTGATCTCCGGGCTGGTGCTGTGGAAGTCGGTGCAGTTCCCGTTGCTGCGTGAGTTGATGTGGGGTTACGAAGGTGCACGCCGTGTGCACTTCTTTGCCATGGCACTGCTGATGGCCTTTGTGGCGGTGCATCTGGTGATGGTCGCGTGGGTGCCGAAAACGCTGTTGGCCATGATCATTGGCCGCAAGGAGCAGGTATGAAAAAGCGCATTCAGGTCCCCGGGCTGGACGAGGCTTCGGTCCTCACCGACGCCCGCAAGATCCTCGCCCCGCAAATCGAAGACCGCTCGCGTCGTTCGTTCCTGCTGCGTGGCCTGACCCTCGGCGGCGTGGCCATGTTGTCCGGCTGCAACCTCACCGACAACGACAGCGTCGAAACTGCGCTGTCGTCCATGTCGC
The Pseudomonas sp. MYb327 DNA segment above includes these coding regions:
- a CDS encoding cytochrome b/b6 domain-containing protein, whose translation is MSQSTASPKASHPRWLRLTHWLNALAVMVMVTSGWRIYNASPIFEFSFPKSITLGGWLGGALQWHFAAMWFLAINGLIYLFINLVSGRLKRRFFPVSPQGVLHDLWAALRGRLGHADLSHYNQVQRLAYLFVMVDITLLVISGLVLWKSVQFPLLRELMWGYEGARRVHFFAMALLMAFVAVHLVMVAWVPKTLLAMIIGRKEQV